A region of Arabidopsis thaliana chromosome 5, partial sequence DNA encodes the following proteins:
- a CDS encoding egg cell-secreted-like protein (unknown protein; FUNCTIONS IN: molecular_function unknown; INVOLVED IN: biological_process unknown; LOCATED IN: endomembrane system; CONTAINS InterPro DOMAIN/s: Protein of unknown function DUF1278 (InterPro:IPR010701); BEST Arabidopsis thaliana protein match is: Protein of unknown function (DUF1278) (TAIR:AT5G53742.1); Has 30201 Blast hits to 17322 proteins in 780 species: Archae - 12; Bacteria - 1396; Metazoa - 17338; Fungi - 3422; Plants - 5037; Viruses - 0; Other Eukaryotes - 2996 (source: NCBI BLink).), whose amino-acid sequence MEGKIQALLSTILVVTLCATTLVKPGLAQLPTSAGFSLPGSQVDLAKCWSSLLNIHGCNIEIFKSVLTGKFENVGSTCCKAFTEVDAKCWPKMFPLNPLFPPLLKDGCSRIISGAPAHKTPQFPVIPGSPIDLTKCLSSLVNVQGCVTEIYKSVFTGKCDNVGFMCCKAFMAVDAKCWPKMFPLNPFFPPLLKNVCSRINTSAPTHK is encoded by the coding sequence ATGGAAGGTAAGATCCAAGCTCTTCTCTCGACGATTCTAGTTGTGACTTTGTGTGCCACTACTTTAGTGAAGCCCGGGCTAGCTCAACTCCCTACCAGTGCTGGGTTTTCTCTACCCGGCTCCCAAGTTGATCTCGCAAAATGTTGGTCATCGCTCCTCAACATTCACGGTTGCAATATCGAAATCTTTAAATCTGTTTTAACCGGTAAGTTTGAAAACGTTGGATCCACGTGCTGCAAGGCTTTTACAGAAGTGGATGCAAAGTGTTGGCCAAAAATGTTTCCGTTGAATCCATTATTCCCTCCTCTTCTCAAGGATGGTTGCTCTCGCATCATCTCAGGTGCACCAGCACACAAGACACCGCAATTCCCTGTCATCCCTGGTTCTCCGATCGATCTCACAAAATGTTTGTCATCACTTGTCAACGTTCAAGGTTGTGTAACTGAAATCTACAAATCAGTTTTCACAGGAAAGTGTGATAACGTAGGATTTATGTGCTGCAAGGCGTTTATGGCTGTGGATGCAAAATGTTGGCCAAAAATGTTTCCACTAAATCCGTTCTTCCCTCCTCTCCTCAAAAATGTATGTTCTCGCATCAACACATCTGCTCCTACACACAAGTGA
- the HSFA9 gene encoding heat shock transcription factor A9 (heat shock transcription factor A9 (HSFA9); FUNCTIONS IN: DNA binding, sequence-specific DNA binding transcription factor activity; INVOLVED IN: regulation of transcription, DNA-dependent; LOCATED IN: nucleus; EXPRESSED DURING: seed maturation stage; CONTAINS InterPro DOMAIN/s: Winged helix-turn-helix transcription repressor DNA-binding (InterPro:IPR011991), Heat shock factor (HSF)-type, DNA-binding (InterPro:IPR000232); BEST Arabidopsis thaliana protein match is: heat shock transcription factor A2 (TAIR:AT2G26150.1); Has 1807 Blast hits to 1807 proteins in 277 species: Archae - 0; Bacteria - 0; Metazoa - 736; Fungi - 347; Plants - 385; Viruses - 0; Other Eukaryotes - 339 (source: NCBI BLink).): protein MTAIPNVVDIESSSSSLCQETATETVTVERGSSDSSSKPDDVVLLIKEEEDDAVNLSLGFWKLHEIGLITPFLRKTFEIVDDKVTDPVVSWSPTRKSFIIWDSYEFSENLLPKYFKHKNFSSFIRQLNSYGFKKVDSDRWEFANEGFQGGKKHLLKNIKRRSKNTKCCNKEASTTTTETEVESLKEEQSPMRLEMLKLKQQQEESQHQMVTVQEKIHGVDTEQQHMLSFFAKLAKDQRFVERLVKKRKMKIQRELEAAEFVKKLKLLQDQETQKNLLDVEREFMAMAATEHNPEPDILVNNQSGNTRCQLNSEDLLVDGGSMDVNGRIEIE, encoded by the exons ATGACGGCAATTCCAAACGTCGTCGATAttgaatcttcttcctcttcgcTTTGTCAAGAGACGGCAACGGAGACCGTCACCGTTGAAAGAGGCTCGTCTGATTCATCTTCAAAGCcagacgacgtcgttttacTAATCAAGGAAGAGGAGGATGACGCCGTTAACTTGTCACTTGGTTTTTGGAAATTGCACGAGATAGGTTTAATAACACCGTTCTTGAGAAAGACGTTTGAGATCGTCGATGACAAAGTAACAGACCCGGTTGTATCATGGAGCCCGACCCGTAAAAGCTTTATCATTTGGGATTCTTACGAGTTCTCAGAGAATCTACTTCCCAAATACTTCAAGCACAAGAACTTCTCCAGTTTTATTCGTCAGCTTAACTCTTAC ggttttaaaaaggtCGATTCAGATAGGTGGGAATTTGCTAACGAAGGGTTTCAAGGAGGGAAGAAACATTTGCTTAAGAACATCAAGAGGAGAAGCAAAAACACTAAATGTTGTAACAAGGAAGCGAGTACCACCACGACAGAGACTGAGGTTGAGTCATTGAAGGAGGAACAGAGTCCAATGAGATTGGAGATGTTGAAgctgaaacaacaacaagaagaatcTCAACATCAGATGGTCACTGTGCAGGAGAAGATCCACGGAGTTGATACCGAACAACAGCATATGCTTAGTTTCTTTGCAAAGTTGGCTAAAGATCAAAGATTTGTAGAGAGActggtgaagaagagaaagatgaaaatacAGAGAGAGCTAGAAGCAGCTGAATTCGTGAAGAAGCTCAAGTTGCTTCAGgatcaagaaactcaaaagaacTTGTTAGATGTAGAAAGAGAATTTATGGCCATGGCTGCAACAGAACACAATCCCGAGCCTGACATTTTGGTGAACAATCAAAGCGGGAATACGAGATGTCAGCTTAACTCAGAGGACCTACTTGTTGACGGTGGCTCAATGGATGTAAATGGGAGGATAGAGATAGAGTAG
- a CDS encoding B3 domain protein (unknown protein; BEST Arabidopsis thaliana protein match is: unknown protein (TAIR:AT1G50220.1); Has 30201 Blast hits to 17322 proteins in 780 species: Archae - 12; Bacteria - 1396; Metazoa - 17338; Fungi - 3422; Plants - 5037; Viruses - 0; Other Eukaryotes - 2996 (source: NCBI BLink).), producing MNYNDPLEPAMIITKVLSKSDIVGNVVLPKAEVMSVLTRMNVNDQDLLNGVEVQVDDIMEDDLYTVTLKVSGIDKPKYYFGTGWSTMKHSLDLSEGDVLKLYWSHLDNKFVVLNFQYSVLPLMIPV from the coding sequence ATGAATTACAACGATCCATTGGAACCGGCTATGATCATAACAAAAGTGCTATCAAAGAGTGATATCGTTGGTAATGTGGTATTACCGAAAGCAGAAGTGATGTCTGTCCTCACGAGGATGAATGTTAACGACCAAGATTTGCTAAACGGTGTTGAAGTGCAAGTCGACGACATAATGGAAGACGACTTATACACAGTTACGCTCAAAGTATCAGGTATCGATAAACCTAAATATTATTTCGGTACTGGTTGGAGTACTATGAAGCATTCGTTAGATCTCTCAGAAGGCGATGTTCTGAAACTCTACTGGAGTCACTTGGACAACAAGTTCgttgttttgaattttcagtATTCAGTACTTCCATTAATGATTCCAGTGTAG